From Cellulomonas fimi ATCC 484, a single genomic window includes:
- a CDS encoding Re/Si-specific NAD(P)(+) transhydrogenase subunit alpha, which produces MTTIGVPRETRPGERLVAATPRTVAQLTGLGYDVLVERGAGAGATFDDAAYEAAGATLGDAAQAWAADVVTAVGAPDEAQVAALRPDAVLVAMLNPGGRADLVDALAARGVTALSLDAVPRISRAQSLDVLSTLSNVAGYRAVVEAAQEYGGMFAGQVTAAGKTPPAKVFVIGAGVAGLAAIGAADSLGAEVRAFDVRPEVGEQIESMGASFVRAEQAQQQVSSDGYASALTDDQEAATAAVYARETAAADIVITTALVRGTAPRTITADMVAGMRPGSVIVDLAASGGGNCELTVPGERVVTENGVTILGWTDLAGRLPQHTSQLFGTNVVHLLQLLTPGKDGELVLDLDDPVQRGMTVTKAGDVLWPPPPVAVSAAMPPPADSAPSLEEIAAAEAAAHTLAERRRQRRTVSFALAAVLLALAISFAPAAFLAHFTVFVLAVFVGYYVISNVSHSLHTPLMAQTNAISGIILVGALLQIGSDNWVVTALACVAAAVASINIFGGFLVANRMIRMFRKDA; this is translated from the coding sequence GTGACGACCATCGGGGTGCCGCGCGAGACGCGGCCCGGCGAGCGGCTGGTGGCCGCGACGCCCAGGACCGTTGCCCAGCTCACGGGCCTCGGCTACGACGTGCTCGTCGAACGGGGTGCCGGGGCCGGCGCGACGTTCGACGACGCCGCGTACGAGGCCGCCGGCGCCACGCTCGGCGACGCCGCGCAGGCGTGGGCCGCGGACGTGGTGACGGCCGTGGGTGCCCCCGACGAGGCGCAGGTCGCGGCCCTGCGACCCGACGCGGTGCTCGTCGCGATGCTCAACCCGGGCGGCCGGGCCGACCTCGTCGACGCGCTCGCAGCCCGCGGGGTCACGGCCCTCTCGCTCGACGCGGTCCCGCGCATCTCGCGCGCGCAGAGCCTGGACGTGCTGTCCACGCTGTCGAACGTCGCGGGCTACCGCGCGGTCGTCGAGGCGGCGCAGGAGTACGGCGGCATGTTCGCCGGGCAGGTCACGGCCGCCGGCAAGACGCCCCCCGCCAAGGTGTTCGTCATCGGCGCCGGCGTCGCGGGCCTCGCGGCGATCGGTGCCGCGGACAGCCTCGGTGCCGAGGTGCGCGCGTTCGACGTGCGGCCCGAGGTCGGCGAGCAGATCGAGTCGATGGGCGCGTCCTTCGTCCGCGCCGAGCAGGCGCAGCAGCAGGTCAGCTCCGACGGCTACGCGTCCGCGCTCACGGACGACCAGGAGGCGGCGACCGCGGCGGTGTACGCGCGCGAGACGGCGGCCGCGGACATCGTCATCACGACCGCCCTGGTGCGCGGCACGGCGCCGCGCACCATCACCGCCGACATGGTCGCGGGGATGCGTCCCGGCAGCGTCATCGTCGACCTCGCCGCGTCCGGCGGCGGCAACTGCGAGCTCACCGTCCCCGGGGAGCGCGTCGTGACCGAGAACGGCGTGACGATCCTCGGCTGGACGGACCTCGCGGGCCGCCTGCCGCAGCACACGTCGCAGCTGTTCGGCACCAACGTCGTGCACCTCCTGCAGCTCCTCACGCCCGGCAAGGACGGCGAGCTCGTGCTCGACCTCGACGACCCGGTGCAGCGCGGCATGACGGTCACGAAGGCCGGCGACGTGCTCTGGCCGCCGCCGCCCGTCGCGGTCTCCGCCGCGATGCCCCCGCCCGCCGACAGCGCGCCCAGCCTGGAGGAGATCGCCGCCGCCGAGGCCGCGGCGCACACGCTCGCCGAGCGGCGCCGCCAGCGTCGCACCGTGTCCTTCGCGCTCGCCGCGGTGCTGCTCGCGCTCGCGATCTCGTTCGCCCCCGCGGCGTTCCTCGCGCACTTCACGGTGTTCGTCCTGGCCGTGTTCGTCGGCTACTACGTCATCTCGAACGTGAGCCACTCGCTGCACACGCCGCTCATGGCCCAGACCAACGCGATCTCCGGGATCATCCTCGTCGGCGCCCTGCTGCAGATCGGCTCCGACAACTGGGTCGTCACGGCGCTCGCGTGCGTCGCGGCCGCGGTCGCGAGCATCAACATCTTCGGCGGGTTCCTCGTCGCCAACCGCATGATCCGCATGTTCCGGAAGGACGCCTGA
- a CDS encoding MazG family protein: MDREAAPGGDALSELVAVMDRLRSPGGCPWDAQQTHLSLVPYLLEEAAELAEAIEDDDRAGLREELGDVLLQVVFHARLAQEHPDDPFDVQGVAADLVAKLVRRHPHVFADASAAADEEGQHAAWDRLKRAEKDRASAFDGVPRGLGALARAQKLVARAERSGAVGDVPREDGDGLGERLFALVLEARRSGLDAEGELRRVTAAWEARQRAAGV; this comes from the coding sequence GTGGACCGTGAGGCGGCGCCCGGTGGCGACGCGCTGAGCGAGCTCGTGGCGGTCATGGACCGGCTGCGGTCGCCCGGCGGGTGTCCCTGGGACGCGCAGCAGACGCACCTCTCGCTCGTGCCGTACCTGCTCGAGGAGGCCGCGGAGCTCGCGGAGGCGATCGAGGACGACGACCGCGCGGGCCTGCGCGAGGAGCTCGGCGACGTGCTGCTGCAGGTCGTGTTCCACGCGCGCCTCGCGCAGGAGCACCCCGACGACCCCTTCGACGTGCAGGGCGTGGCGGCGGACCTCGTCGCGAAGCTCGTGCGGCGTCACCCGCACGTCTTCGCGGACGCGTCGGCGGCGGCCGACGAGGAGGGGCAGCACGCCGCGTGGGACCGTCTCAAGCGCGCCGAGAAGGACCGCGCGTCGGCGTTCGACGGCGTGCCGCGGGGGCTGGGGGCGCTCGCCCGTGCGCAGAAGCTCGTCGCGCGCGCGGAGCGGTCGGGGGCGGTCGGGGACGTGCCGCGCGAGGACGGCGACGGGCTGGGGGAGCGGCTGTTCGCGCTCGTGCTGGAGGCGCGCCGGAGCGGGCTCGACGCCGAGGGTGAGCTGCGTCGCGTGACCGCGGCCTGGGAGGCCCGGCAGCGCGCCGCGGGTGTGTGA
- the mfd gene encoding transcription-repair coupling factor, translating to MDLTGLLPALLADPAAAEAVSLVPARGELDVVGPAGVRPPLLAALAGARASSGPAGKGRPLVVVTATGRDADELAAALRCYLPEDVVAVLPAWETLPHERLSPRSDTVARRLAVFRRLAHPGQDGPTGPVRVLVLPVRALLQPVVEGLGELEPVAVSVGDRVDLDDLTERLVAAAYQRVDMVEKRGEFAVRGGILDVFPPTDDHPLRVELWGEDVEEIRWFSVADQRSLEVAQHGLWAPPCREILLTDEVRARAASLAERLPGAVDMLDKLAQGIAVEGMESLAPALVERMVPVLDLVPDDALLVVADPERVRRRAHDLVATTEEFLAAAWTSAAAGAATPLDLSAASFASFAEVRALAAVRGLGWWTLSGFTLDADAAVAAGAPGSDAGDAPAAAPVAVDDLASDGRTVVVAARDVERYRGEVARAVADVRALQQQGWRLLLATEGHGPAQRMVEQLKASDVPARLVTGVDDEPEGGVVLVVPAPVGPGFVAEPLHLAVFSEADLTGRAGSSTRDMRRMPSRRRNVVDPLQLRPGDFVVHEQHGVGRFVELVQRTIGTGANAATREYLVIEYASSKRGQPGDRLFVPSDQLDQVTKYVGGEAPTLNRMGGGDWAKTKGRARRAVKEIAAELIRLYSARMATPGHAFGADTPWQRELEDAFAYVETPDQLATIDEVKADMEKSVPMDRLVCGDVGYGKTEIAVRAAFKAVQDGKQVAVLVPTTLLVQQHLDTFSERYSAFPVTVKALSRFQSDKESKEVVAGLADGSVDIVIGTHRLITGEVRFKDLGLVIIDEEQRFGVEHKETLKALRTNVDVLAMSATPIPRTLEMAVTGIREMSTLATPPEERHPVLTFVGAYDEKQISAAVRRELLREGQVFYVHNKVDSIERAASRISELVPEARVAVAHGKMNEHQLERVIVDFWEKRFDVLVCTTIVETGLDISNANTLILERADLLGLSQLHQLRGRVGRGRERAYAYFLYPPEKPLTETAHDRLQTIAANTDLGAGMAVAMKDLEIRGAGNLLGGEQSGHIEGVGFDLYIRMVGEAVASFRGDQPEELPDVTIELPVDAHIPHDYIAHERLRLEAYKKVASAADAAALGEVRAELADRYGAVPAAVDNLFEVAEFRQKVRASGLSDVTAQGRFVRFAPVELAESAQLRLKRLYPGSVLKPATRTVLVPFPTTARIGGRPLHGRELLTWARQFLDAVVLGDVSAAAGAGTSRR from the coding sequence GGTGTTCCGCCGGCTCGCGCACCCCGGGCAGGACGGGCCGACCGGCCCCGTGCGCGTGCTCGTGCTGCCCGTGCGCGCGCTGCTGCAGCCTGTCGTCGAGGGGCTGGGCGAGCTCGAGCCCGTGGCCGTCTCGGTCGGGGACCGGGTCGACCTCGACGACCTCACCGAGCGGCTCGTCGCCGCCGCGTACCAGCGCGTCGACATGGTGGAGAAGCGCGGCGAGTTCGCGGTGCGTGGCGGGATCCTCGACGTGTTCCCGCCGACCGACGACCACCCGCTGCGCGTCGAGCTGTGGGGCGAGGACGTCGAGGAGATCCGTTGGTTCTCGGTCGCGGACCAGCGCAGCCTCGAGGTCGCGCAGCACGGGCTGTGGGCGCCGCCGTGCCGCGAGATCCTGCTGACCGACGAGGTGCGGGCACGGGCCGCGTCGCTCGCGGAGCGCCTGCCGGGTGCGGTCGACATGCTCGACAAGCTCGCGCAGGGGATCGCCGTGGAGGGCATGGAGTCGCTCGCGCCGGCGCTCGTCGAGCGGATGGTGCCGGTGCTCGACCTCGTGCCGGACGACGCGCTGCTGGTCGTCGCTGACCCCGAGCGCGTGCGGCGCCGCGCGCACGACCTGGTCGCGACCACCGAGGAGTTCCTCGCGGCCGCGTGGACGTCCGCCGCGGCGGGTGCGGCCACGCCGCTCGACCTGTCGGCGGCGTCGTTCGCGTCGTTCGCGGAGGTCCGGGCCCTGGCGGCCGTGCGCGGGCTCGGCTGGTGGACCCTGAGCGGCTTCACGCTCGACGCGGACGCGGCGGTCGCGGCGGGTGCTCCGGGGTCGGACGCGGGAGACGCTCCCGCCGCCGCGCCGGTCGCCGTCGACGACCTGGCCTCGGACGGCCGGACCGTCGTGGTCGCGGCGCGCGACGTCGAGCGGTACCGCGGCGAGGTCGCGCGGGCCGTGGCCGACGTGCGCGCGCTGCAGCAGCAGGGGTGGCGGCTCCTGCTGGCGACCGAGGGCCACGGGCCGGCGCAGCGCATGGTCGAGCAGCTCAAGGCCTCGGACGTGCCCGCGCGGCTCGTCACGGGCGTCGACGACGAGCCCGAGGGCGGCGTGGTGCTCGTCGTCCCGGCGCCCGTCGGGCCCGGGTTCGTCGCCGAGCCGCTGCACCTCGCGGTGTTCTCCGAGGCGGACCTCACCGGGCGCGCGGGCAGCAGCACGCGCGACATGCGGCGCATGCCGAGCCGGCGGCGCAACGTGGTCGACCCGCTGCAGCTGCGGCCGGGCGACTTCGTCGTGCACGAGCAGCACGGCGTCGGCCGGTTCGTCGAGCTCGTGCAGCGCACGATCGGCACGGGCGCGAACGCGGCGACGCGCGAGTACCTCGTGATCGAGTACGCGAGCAGCAAGCGCGGGCAGCCGGGGGACCGGCTGTTCGTGCCGAGCGACCAGCTCGACCAGGTGACGAAGTACGTGGGCGGAGAGGCGCCGACGCTCAACAGGATGGGCGGCGGCGACTGGGCCAAGACGAAGGGCCGTGCGCGCAGGGCGGTCAAGGAGATCGCGGCCGAGCTCATCCGGCTGTACAGCGCACGGATGGCCACGCCGGGGCACGCGTTCGGCGCGGACACCCCGTGGCAGCGTGAGCTCGAGGACGCGTTCGCGTACGTCGAGACGCCGGACCAGCTCGCCACGATCGACGAGGTCAAGGCCGACATGGAGAAGTCGGTCCCGATGGACCGCCTGGTCTGCGGGGACGTCGGGTACGGCAAGACGGAGATCGCGGTCCGCGCGGCGTTCAAGGCGGTGCAGGACGGCAAGCAGGTCGCGGTGCTCGTGCCGACGACGCTGCTCGTGCAGCAGCACCTCGACACGTTCTCGGAGCGGTACTCGGCGTTCCCCGTGACGGTCAAGGCGCTGTCGCGGTTCCAGTCGGACAAGGAGTCGAAGGAGGTCGTCGCGGGCCTGGCCGACGGGTCGGTCGACATCGTCATCGGCACGCACCGCCTCATCACGGGCGAGGTCCGGTTCAAGGACCTGGGCCTCGTCATCATCGACGAGGAGCAGCGGTTCGGCGTCGAGCACAAGGAGACGCTCAAGGCGCTGCGCACCAACGTCGACGTGCTCGCGATGAGCGCGACGCCGATCCCGCGCACGCTCGAGATGGCGGTGACGGGCATCCGTGAGATGTCGACGCTCGCGACGCCGCCCGAGGAGCGGCACCCGGTGCTGACGTTCGTGGGCGCGTACGACGAGAAGCAGATCTCCGCCGCGGTGCGCCGCGAGCTGCTGCGCGAGGGCCAGGTGTTCTACGTCCACAACAAGGTCGACTCGATCGAGCGGGCCGCGTCGCGGATCTCCGAGCTCGTGCCCGAGGCCCGCGTCGCCGTGGCGCACGGCAAGATGAACGAGCACCAGCTCGAGCGCGTCATCGTCGACTTCTGGGAGAAGCGGTTCGACGTCCTCGTCTGCACGACGATCGTCGAGACGGGCCTGGACATCTCCAACGCGAACACCCTCATCCTCGAGCGTGCGGACCTGCTCGGCCTGTCCCAGCTGCACCAGCTGCGGGGTCGCGTCGGCCGCGGCCGGGAGCGCGCGTACGCGTACTTCCTGTACCCGCCGGAGAAGCCCCTGACGGAGACGGCGCACGACCGCCTCCAGACGATCGCCGCGAACACCGACCTCGGCGCGGGCATGGCGGTCGCGATGAAGGACCTGGAGATCCGCGGTGCGGGCAACCTGCTCGGCGGCGAGCAGTCCGGGCACATCGAGGGCGTCGGCTTCGACCTGTACATCCGCATGGTCGGCGAGGCCGTCGCGAGCTTCCGCGGCGACCAGCCGGAGGAGCTGCCCGACGTCACGATCGAGCTGCCGGTCGACGCGCACATCCCGCACGACTACATCGCGCACGAGCGCCTGCGTCTGGAGGCGTACAAGAAGGTCGCGTCGGCGGCCGACGCGGCGGCGCTCGGCGAGGTGCGCGCGGAGCTCGCCGACCGGTACGGCGCCGTCCCGGCCGCGGTGGACAACCTGTTCGAGGTCGCGGAGTTCCGGCAGAAGGTCCGCGCCTCGGGCCTGTCGGACGTGACCGCGCAGGGCAGGTTCGTGCGCTTCGCGCCGGTCGAGCTCGCGGAGTCGGCGCAGCTGCGGCTCAAGCGGCTGTACCCGGGGTCGGTCCTCAAGCCCGCGACGCGCACGGTGCTCGTGCCGTTCCCGACGACGGCGCGCATCGGCGGGCGCCCGCTGCACGGCCGCGAGCTGCTGACGTGGGCGCGCCAGTTCCTCGACGCGGTCGTGCTCGGCGACGTGTCGGCCGCCGCGGGCGCGGGGACGTCCCGCCGGTGA